A DNA window from Mycoplasmopsis pullorum contains the following coding sequences:
- a CDS encoding RluA family pseudouridine synthase — MIKLTVTYKERIDKYISNHCDISRNDIKELIEQRAVFVNGHNVIKPKYIVREGQEIEVVRLLDKEIKIDPQDIELKIVYEDEDILVIDKPSGMVVHPAPGHHDNTLVNALLYHFKNNLSNHNGLLRPGIVHRIDKDTSGLIMIAKNNAIHTQLAEYFKTHEIKRSYLAICEGLLSSSKIKLDLPIGRDTKNRQKMTVTNHNSKNAITHLEVLKTFYLNHMPMSLVKATLETGRTHQIRVHAAYIKNSVYGDPVYGKKVDEFNQRLHAYKLQFTHPKTQEEIILFSKPPKEFDVCDFDFDSFINNEKSEIES; from the coding sequence ATGATTAAATTAACAGTTACATACAAAGAAAGAATTGATAAATATATTTCAAATCACTGTGATATTTCACGTAATGATATTAAAGAATTAATTGAACAAAGAGCTGTTTTTGTCAACGGACACAATGTAATTAAACCAAAATACATTGTTCGTGAAGGACAAGAAATCGAAGTTGTTAGATTATTAGACAAAGAAATTAAAATCGATCCTCAAGATATCGAATTGAAAATCGTTTATGAAGATGAAGACATTTTAGTAATCGATAAACCATCTGGGATGGTGGTCCATCCCGCACCGGGACACCATGACAATACCTTAGTCAATGCTTTACTGTACCACTTTAAAAATAATTTATCAAATCACAACGGTCTTTTAAGACCGGGGATAGTTCACCGAATCGACAAAGACACTTCGGGACTAATAATGATTGCTAAAAATAACGCAATCCACACACAATTAGCTGAATATTTTAAAACACACGAAATTAAACGTAGTTATTTAGCAATTTGTGAAGGTCTTTTAAGCAGTAGTAAAATTAAATTGGACTTACCAATTGGACGTGATACAAAAAATCGTCAAAAAATGACTGTGACTAACCACAATTCAAAAAATGCAATTACTCATTTAGAAGTTTTAAAAACTTTCTACTTAAATCACATGCCTATGTCATTGGTTAAAGCAACTTTAGAAACTGGTCGTACACATCAAATTCGGGTTCATGCAGCATATATTAAGAACTCAGTTTATGGTGATCCGGTCTATGGAAAAAAAGTTGATGAATTCAATCAAAGACTACATGCATATAAATTACAATTTACTCATCCAAAGACTCAAGAAGAAATTATTTTATTCTCAAAACCACCGAAAGAATTTGATGTTTGTGACTTTGATTTTGATAGTTTTATAAATAATGAAAAAAGTGAAATTGAATCATAA
- a CDS encoding ABC transporter permease subunit, giving the protein MEKQFSFVKNKKDFDNYQNTMQSNEFRLFLKRFFNSKINWFLFGSLVLIFFALIICVIFSKYSWNTAVLDSKYAYNLPSFFNPKITVSVKPNYELSNLQAMQNYGEFKIEKIQYVNDLARVTFNPYKLIQAIRIYNQEKPEQLMTFFGTNNLGIDNFSFFNYSFFITILIAFSSALASLIFSSILACCTQWFFSKIQNFSNNLILSIALLPSLIVAILFFNLFGYSHAKAFWILFVISIPNFYFSCLVKAKAIYNSDYIKAYIVSGLSSNQIIWKITFWQILKFNFALVSDQMSLSITILAALSFFNVSGILQNANIGNVFKGVIDNFQNYAFSIYVIISTIIFILLLKINSIKLFIAWNPELN; this is encoded by the coding sequence ATGGAAAAGCAATTCAGTTTTGTTAAAAATAAAAAAGATTTTGATAATTACCAAAATACAATGCAAAGCAATGAATTTAGACTTTTTCTAAAACGTTTTTTCAATTCAAAAATCAACTGATTTCTTTTTGGTTCTTTGGTTTTAATCTTTTTCGCATTAATTATTTGCGTAATTTTTTCTAAATATAGTTGAAATACAGCTGTTTTAGATTCAAAATATGCTTACAATTTACCATCATTTTTCAATCCTAAAATCACTGTGAGCGTTAAACCGAATTACGAATTAAGTAATTTGCAAGCGATGCAAAATTACGGTGAATTTAAAATCGAAAAAATTCAATACGTTAATGATTTAGCTAGAGTAACATTTAATCCTTATAAATTAATTCAAGCGATCCGAATTTATAATCAAGAAAAACCTGAACAATTAATGACTTTTTTTGGTACCAATAACCTAGGAATAGATAATTTTAGTTTTTTTAATTATTCTTTTTTTATTACTATTTTAATAGCTTTTTCGTCAGCTTTAGCTTCATTAATTTTTAGTTCAATTTTAGCTTGTTGCACACAATGATTTTTCTCAAAAATTCAAAATTTTTCGAATAATTTAATTCTTTCAATCGCTCTATTACCAAGTTTAATTGTCGCTATTTTATTCTTTAATTTATTTGGTTATTCGCACGCAAAAGCATTTTGAATTCTTTTTGTCATTTCAATACCAAATTTTTACTTTAGTTGTTTAGTTAAAGCAAAAGCAATTTACAATAGTGATTATATAAAAGCTTATATTGTTAGCGGCTTAAGCAGTAATCAAATTATTTGAAAAATTACTTTTTGACAAATTTTAAAGTTTAATTTTGCATTAGTTAGTGATCAAATGTCACTATCAATTACCATCCTAGCTGCTTTAAGTTTTTTTAATGTTTCAGGAATTTTGCAAAACGCAAACATAGGTAATGTTTTTAAAGGTGTAATTGACAATTTTCAAAATTATGCGTTTTCAATTTATGTAATTATTAGCACCATTATTTTCATCTTACTTTTAAAAATAAATAGTATTAAACTTTTTATCGCTTGAAATCCGGAATTAAATTAA
- a CDS encoding HPr family phosphocarrier protein, with protein MKEFTCVIADPIGLHARPATILVGTAAKFKSDSKIVSNGREGNLKSIMNVMALGVKHGATVTIKVSGDDEEDAMVAIENALKSNNLI; from the coding sequence ATGAAAGAATTTACATGTGTGATTGCTGATCCTATCGGATTACACGCAAGACCAGCTACAATTTTAGTAGGTACTGCAGCTAAATTTAAGTCAGACTCAAAAATCGTTTCAAACGGTCGTGAAGGTAACTTAAAATCAATCATGAACGTTATGGCTCTTGGAGTAAAGCACGGAGCTACTGTAACAATTAAAGTTTCTGGTGATGACGAAGAAGATGCAATGGTTGCTATCGAAAACGCTTTAAAATCAAATAACTTAATTTAG
- the rbfA gene encoding 30S ribosome-binding factor RbfA codes for MNNISLLRKQSQVQQLVSSIVTNDLTNVNIINPIVVDVILSADLSHLKVFVVLDGNKQKGLEALNNSKGYVRTVLARSLKWRKVPEIHFFLDEVSENGYKIDKILREIKEENK; via the coding sequence ATGAATAATATTTCACTATTAAGAAAACAATCACAAGTACAACAATTAGTTTCATCAATTGTGACTAATGATTTAACCAATGTTAATATTATTAATCCAATTGTTGTTGATGTAATTTTAAGTGCTGACTTATCACATTTAAAAGTATTCGTAGTTCTAGACGGAAACAAGCAAAAAGGATTGGAAGCCTTAAATAATTCTAAAGGATACGTTAGAACTGTTTTAGCTCGTTCACTAAAATGAAGAAAAGTTCCTGAAATTCACTTCTTTTTAGATGAAGTCAGCGAAAATGGTTATAAAATTGACAAGATTTTACGTGAAATTAAAGAAGAAAACAAATAA
- a CDS encoding OppA family ABC transporter substrate-binding lipoprotein codes for MKLKKIWCLPLASIPFAAAVSCVYTGDYVSYHEYSKMYNAANNLIENDFKFNQNKYLENEIDNLNFEPIFKYHFDDKMTYDYLNNYVKNPTKKYLKFSLARSVLLKFSNQTQFIYDNDEYDTNNIVPDINSGYSKSIYSVDSVEKNSINNSFFIENLAKAESVVINLNPVNYVDSNGNLSAFELVGDDLFVSFNSPINKEYKEKIIEKYGIEIRTSDHSVQISSTKFKLADFIFEELLKNTIFNPISTQYLKSKNISIEEYNPKLSEKLFLTPYLLHENSIDKQVYIKNQFYVNSDFVQKANNLTKITLKFQNLPIDNETFRIQLFRGYRQRLVSEAKLNVFNSLQQREIINNASAYGLQNDNSIIYNQSKMNYFYNSTLNPNLENDFNKNYLNLVYGGIQNENSSEYFYANLESYLFRLYLNEIVNPYYFAQLLNQNDIIKNSAYPYAQFFKKVDQSNYKNVVDALLWVDSYNIGDLNLTKTIQNITLNDKNQSLSFEHLFDFKVKLSSQNFEFIRQNLKDLLDRFYSEHKLNAQIDKISWTLPIFQDQSELLINAYQKLKEFYNFVDPRLDFNFKFVDSDYLTKYNSTYKYGAKIYSNSKISNYFVQILSQKDFQRALVSNHAIFMYPQLNKFIEWFKQNNDYENQIEQYLSNLSTYEQIELVNAFSALDLTPITHQSVININSFDQEIVQNYYQKPLSDTNYVNFEDIKIIK; via the coding sequence ATGAAATTAAAAAAAATATGATGTCTACCTTTAGCTTCAATCCCTTTTGCAGCTGCGGTTTCATGTGTGTATACAGGTGATTATGTTTCGTATCACGAATATAGTAAAATGTACAATGCAGCTAATAATTTAATTGAAAATGATTTTAAGTTTAATCAAAACAAGTATCTTGAAAATGAAATTGATAATTTGAATTTTGAACCGATTTTCAAATATCATTTTGACGATAAAATGACCTATGATTACTTAAATAATTACGTTAAAAATCCAACAAAAAAATATTTAAAGTTCTCGCTTGCTCGAAGTGTTTTACTCAAATTTTCAAATCAAACACAATTTATTTATGATAATGACGAATATGATACAAATAATATCGTTCCGGACATTAATTCTGGTTACTCAAAAAGTATTTATTCAGTTGATTCAGTTGAAAAAAATTCGATAAATAATTCATTTTTTATCGAAAATTTAGCTAAAGCTGAATCGGTTGTTATTAACCTAAATCCGGTTAATTATGTAGATTCTAATGGTAATTTAAGTGCTTTTGAGTTAGTTGGGGACGATTTATTCGTTTCATTTAATAGCCCTATAAATAAGGAGTATAAGGAAAAAATAATTGAAAAATATGGTATTGAAATTAGAACAAGTGATCATAGTGTCCAAATCAGTTCAACCAAATTTAAGTTAGCTGATTTTATTTTTGAAGAGTTATTGAAAAACACTATTTTTAATCCTATTTCGACTCAATACCTAAAATCTAAAAACATCTCAATTGAAGAATATAATCCAAAATTAAGTGAAAAATTATTTTTAACACCATATTTATTGCATGAAAATTCAATTGACAAACAAGTTTATATTAAAAATCAGTTTTATGTTAACTCAGATTTTGTCCAAAAAGCAAATAATTTAACTAAAATAACTCTTAAATTTCAAAACCTACCAATTGATAATGAAACATTTAGAATCCAACTTTTTAGAGGATATCGTCAAAGACTTGTTTCGGAAGCAAAATTGAATGTTTTTAACTCGCTCCAACAACGTGAAATCATTAATAACGCAAGTGCTTATGGTTTACAGAATGACAATTCGATCATTTATAACCAAAGTAAAATGAATTATTTTTATAATTCAACCTTAAATCCTAATTTGGAAAATGATTTTAATAAAAATTACTTAAATTTAGTTTATGGTGGAATACAAAACGAGAATAGTTCAGAATATTTTTATGCCAATTTAGAATCTTATTTATTCAGACTGTATTTGAATGAAATTGTTAATCCTTATTATTTTGCTCAATTACTTAATCAAAATGACATAATTAAGAATTCAGCATATCCTTATGCTCAATTCTTTAAAAAAGTTGACCAAAGTAACTATAAAAATGTCGTTGATGCACTTTTGTGAGTTGATTCATATAATATTGGTGATCTAAATTTAACTAAAACAATTCAAAATATTACTTTAAATGATAAAAATCAATCATTAAGTTTTGAGCACTTATTTGATTTTAAAGTTAAATTATCGAGTCAAAATTTTGAATTTATTAGGCAAAATTTAAAAGATTTATTAGATCGCTTTTATTCAGAACATAAATTAAATGCTCAGATAGATAAAATTTCATGGACTTTACCAATTTTTCAAGACCAAAGCGAATTATTAATTAATGCTTATCAAAAACTCAAGGAATTCTATAATTTTGTTGATCCAAGATTAGATTTTAATTTTAAATTTGTTGATTCTGATTATTTAACAAAATACAATTCAACCTATAAATATGGAGCAAAAATATATTCTAATAGCAAAATTAGTAATTATTTTGTCCAAATTTTAAGTCAAAAAGATTTCCAAAGAGCACTTGTGTCAAATCATGCAATTTTTATGTATCCACAATTAAATAAATTTATTGAATGATTCAAGCAAAATAATGATTATGAAAATCAAATTGAGCAATATTTAAGCAACTTAAGCACTTATGAACAAATTGAGTTGGTTAATGCTTTCTCAGCCTTGGACTTAACTCCAATAACACATCAAAGTGTAATTAATATTAATAGTTTTGACCAAGAAATAGTGCAAAATTACTATCAAAAACCACTCAGCGACACCAATTATGTCAATTTTGAAGATATTAAAATCATCAAGTAA
- a CDS encoding DUF3137 domain-containing protein, with product MKRVKDYIPFDQYESSIGSPVFDYIHKNAAESLNNVNKYSQFIKKFQIWFFLADALLIGLTLVFIYCCFRFNYSSFKIPFILFFILSLILSLIIYYGLARYKAEAQRYLKARINEFELYSNIFNKIEDVEYLGIEFNLENTPFTKKFLTLNRSPYIPSGATIFRIWPIHKFLISDEFVAYFVCVTWKWVVHNGKTTQVYYRNSGYFNIDIEGMDEDKKFAFSMLNQKYNDKFLHGLKPIKLENPDFNKRFNMHSDNEVKARMLATPLFMEIANQRYNDTKGIRFGKQFISLYATYDYIQINVDLDKNNGIMLLDTKFRGDLTKWCRSIYSDLITDSYSIYFLLSLITISSYI from the coding sequence ATGAAAAGAGTTAAAGATTATATCCCTTTTGACCAATACGAATCATCAATTGGTAGTCCGGTATTTGATTATATTCATAAAAATGCTGCAGAGAGTTTAAATAATGTAAATAAATATAGTCAATTTATCAAAAAATTTCAAATTTGGTTTTTTCTTGCTGATGCATTATTAATCGGACTAACACTTGTTTTTATTTACTGTTGTTTTAGGTTTAATTACAGTAGTTTTAAAATTCCATTTATCTTATTTTTTATTCTGAGTCTAATTTTATCACTGATAATTTATTACGGTCTAGCTCGTTATAAAGCTGAAGCACAACGTTATTTAAAAGCTAGAATTAATGAATTTGAATTATATTCAAATATCTTTAATAAAATCGAGGATGTCGAATATTTAGGTATTGAATTCAATTTAGAAAACACTCCTTTTACTAAAAAATTCTTAACTTTAAATCGTAGTCCGTATATTCCAAGTGGTGCAACTATTTTTAGAATTTGACCAATTCATAAATTCTTAATTTCTGATGAATTTGTTGCTTATTTTGTCTGTGTAACTTGAAAATGAGTCGTACATAATGGTAAAACAACACAAGTTTACTACCGTAATAGCGGATATTTTAATATTGATATCGAAGGTATGGATGAAGATAAAAAATTCGCTTTTTCAATGTTAAATCAAAAATATAACGATAAATTTCTTCACGGTCTAAAACCAATTAAATTAGAAAATCCTGATTTTAACAAAAGATTCAATATGCATTCAGATAATGAAGTTAAAGCTCGTATGCTTGCAACACCACTTTTTATGGAAATTGCAAACCAAAGATATAACGACACCAAAGGAATTCGTTTTGGTAAACAATTTATCAGTCTTTATGCAACTTATGACTATATTCAAATCAACGTTGATTTAGATAAAAATAACGGAATTATGCTTTTAGACACTAAATTCCGTGGTGACTTGACAAAATGATGTCGATCAATTTATTCTGATTTGATTACGGACTCATACTCAATTTATTTCTTATTAAGTCTTATAACAATCAGTTCATATATTTAA
- a CDS encoding ABC transporter permease subunit — protein sequence MQKSLSTIFLRILLTIASLFVIVIITHLFLDYAMNTTQTSVEIYRNLFVFLFDILIFKFGNLRNHFLQLNYSGVTQLFFSYFKWSLALIVPSVLLGTILGFILGYFSAKRQSFWFNLFLNFFIFSFATLPIFIIIPIIMEISEALDIPIQFIEPSDLGFGFTLLSLMLPILLMSIQISGIFALYVKTRAIVILNSTYVLYCKTIGLSDFAIFRKAIFKNLCLSLLGILTSLIALSLSYSLIIERLFQIKGQSVILLNAFEWKEIDLVTFLILFLGFILFTMQFIFETLEEILRDQIQFRKLKKKGKYGKAIQFC from the coding sequence ATGCAAAAGAGTCTTTCAACGATATTTTTAAGAATATTGTTAACTATTGCTTCTTTGTTTGTGATTGTAATTATCACTCATTTATTCCTAGATTATGCAATGAACACAACACAAACTAGTGTCGAGATTTATCGTAATTTATTTGTTTTTTTATTTGATATTTTAATTTTTAAATTTGGTAATTTAAGGAACCACTTTTTACAACTTAATTATTCTGGTGTTACGCAATTATTTTTTAGTTATTTTAAATGGAGTCTTGCTTTAATTGTCCCTTCGGTGCTTCTGGGGACAATCTTAGGATTCATTTTAGGTTATTTTAGTGCAAAACGTCAAAGTTTTTGATTCAACTTATTCCTGAATTTCTTTATTTTTAGTTTCGCAACTTTACCAATTTTTATAATTATTCCTATTATTATGGAAATATCTGAAGCATTAGATATTCCAATTCAATTTATTGAACCTAGTGATTTAGGTTTCGGTTTTACACTATTAAGTTTAATGTTGCCAATCTTATTAATGAGTATTCAAATTAGTGGTATTTTCGCTTTATACGTAAAGACACGTGCGATCGTAATTTTGAATAGTACTTACGTTTTATACTGTAAAACAATTGGATTGAGCGATTTTGCTATTTTTAGAAAAGCAATTTTTAAAAATTTATGTTTATCCCTACTGGGGATACTTACAAGTCTTATCGCTTTAAGTTTAAGTTATTCGCTGATTATTGAACGTCTATTTCAAATTAAAGGTCAAAGTGTGATTTTATTAAATGCATTCGAATGAAAGGAAATTGATTTAGTTACATTTTTAATTCTATTTTTAGGTTTTATTTTATTTACAATGCAATTTATTTTTGAAACTTTAGAAGAAATTTTAAGAGACCAAATCCAATTTAGAAAACTCAAAAAGAAAGGTAAATATGGAAAAGCAATTCAGTTTTGTTAA
- a CDS encoding M20/M25/M40 family metallo-hydrolase, protein MSDYKKIADRLDQYMQIEAISRYEEPVVEALKQNIVSDNFEYSRDHMGSLIIHKPSKNPNAPKVMIAAHMDEVGYLVRMIKENGNILVSTVGGVWPSVVIGTKAKVVTNRDNKEYYGVFGHTSIHIMERDKFSKAITADELFVDLGFNSAKEVEEAGIEIGDRIYLSGETLHLPNNIIGGKAMDNRAGVTALDFIANNVKDLDLDVDLYLVGTVQEEVGTRGAKTSVSLINPDVAFAVDTGASHDTTGCKAGTPVLGKGAAVLVKDGGTLIDPKLFEYVMKVAREKNILAYKYIAEGGGTDAAELQYAQGGAATITISIPQRYLHSPIGYASLVDIDATINLVTEFLKSFNAEEYNQMRYK, encoded by the coding sequence ATGTCAGATTATAAAAAAATTGCTGATCGTTTAGATCAGTATATGCAAATTGAAGCTATTTCAAGATATGAAGAACCTGTTGTTGAAGCTTTAAAACAAAATATTGTCAGTGATAATTTTGAATATTCACGTGACCACATGGGATCTTTAATTATTCATAAACCATCAAAAAATCCTAATGCACCTAAAGTTATGATTGCTGCACACATGGACGAAGTTGGTTACTTAGTAAGAATGATAAAAGAAAACGGTAACATTTTAGTTTCAACAGTTGGAGGAGTTTGACCAAGTGTTGTAATTGGTACTAAAGCTAAAGTTGTCACAAATCGTGATAACAAAGAATACTATGGTGTATTTGGACACACATCAATCCACATCATGGAACGTGATAAATTTTCAAAAGCAATTACTGCTGATGAATTATTTGTTGATTTAGGATTCAATTCAGCTAAAGAAGTTGAAGAAGCTGGTATTGAAATCGGTGATAGAATCTACTTAAGTGGTGAAACATTACACTTACCAAATAACATTATCGGTGGTAAAGCGATGGATAACCGTGCTGGGGTTACTGCACTTGATTTTATCGCTAACAATGTTAAAGATTTAGATTTAGATGTTGACTTGTACCTAGTAGGGACAGTTCAAGAAGAAGTAGGGACACGTGGAGCTAAAACATCAGTTAGTTTAATTAATCCTGATGTTGCTTTTGCAGTGGACACTGGGGCTAGTCACGATACAACCGGATGCAAAGCTGGGACACCTGTGTTAGGAAAAGGAGCTGCTGTACTTGTAAAAGATGGTGGTACTTTAATTGATCCAAAACTTTTTGAATACGTAATGAAAGTTGCTCGTGAAAAAAACATTTTAGCATATAAATATATTGCTGAAGGTGGTGGTACTGATGCTGCTGAATTACAATACGCACAAGGTGGAGCTGCAACTATTACAATTTCAATTCCACAACGTTACTTGCACTCGCCAATTGGTTACGCTTCTTTAGTAGATATTGATGCAACAATTAATTTAGTAACCGAATTCTTGAAATCATTTAACGCCGAAGAATACAACCAAATGCGTTACAAATAG